The following proteins are co-located in the Pseudomonadota bacterium genome:
- a CDS encoding bifunctional nuclease family protein has protein sequence MLKEMKVAGITVDPFTNTPIVLLKDLEDKDVLPIWIGLLEASSIATALENINTPRPMTHDLVKNILDNLGVKIVRVEVNDLKDNTYYALLHLEVDNKRLVVDSRPSDAIAIALRTNAPIFVEESVIKKSAKVDLSTKGDKVVTEAGDWEDILENLSPDDFGKYKM, from the coding sequence ATGCTTAAAGAAATGAAGGTAGCGGGCATAACTGTAGACCCTTTTACAAACACGCCTATAGTGCTCCTTAAAGACCTTGAGGACAAGGATGTTCTCCCTATCTGGATCGGGCTGCTTGAGGCATCAAGCATTGCCACTGCCCTGGAAAACATCAATACACCGAGGCCCATGACACACGACCTCGTGAAAAATATTCTGGATAATCTGGGTGTGAAGATCGTAAGGGTTGAAGTAAACGACCTGAAAGACAACACGTATTACGCGCTGCTCCATCTTGAGGTTGATAACAAGCGACTCGTTGTTGATTCGAGACCAAGCGACGCCATAGCTATTGCATTAAGAACCAATGCACCCATTTTTGTGGAAGAAAGCGTCATTAAAAAATCCGCAAAAGTTGACCTCTCGACAAAGGGGGATAAGGTTGTGACCGAAGCAGGCGACTGGGAGGATATTCTTGAAAACCTCTCGCCGGATGATTTCGGTAAATATAAAATGTAA
- the hisC gene encoding histidinol-phosphate transaminase: MKLTIDENVKGIPHYPKAAMYGLDNGWVRLASNENPFPPSPGVLSDILEAIPYITRYPGGEYELKAAIAEKYGTKPEQIVLGNGSDELIEMALKTMKIKGKNRVIISDPSFAFYAIASKIYGYEACRVPLDKHMKVDLRAIRDAIDDQTRVIFLNNPLNPTGTIFEKKAFTLFLKGIPEDVLIVVDEAYAEFVESAGFPDSFRYINDFPVLTLRTFSKAYALAGLRVGYGICETSLASLLERTKQPFSVNIMALIGAKTALNDEKHLKKVLNNNKKGKIYLYSALKELSIEYVPTEANYVLFRVGKVAEAITKRLFEEKILVRWMGAYNLPEHIRVSIGRTSENVRFIEALKKLL; the protein is encoded by the coding sequence ATGAAATTAACGATTGATGAAAATGTTAAAGGAATCCCTCACTACCCCAAGGCCGCCATGTACGGTCTCGACAATGGGTGGGTAAGGCTCGCCTCAAACGAAAACCCCTTCCCGCCATCTCCCGGGGTGCTTTCTGATATACTCGAAGCAATCCCATACATAACACGTTATCCCGGCGGCGAATATGAATTGAAAGCAGCGATTGCAGAAAAATACGGGACAAAGCCCGAACAGATTGTGCTTGGAAACGGCTCTGACGAGCTTATCGAGATGGCACTTAAAACAATGAAAATCAAAGGGAAGAACAGGGTGATTATATCCGACCCTTCTTTTGCCTTCTATGCAATAGCATCAAAGATTTACGGATATGAAGCATGCAGGGTTCCGCTTGATAAACATATGAAGGTTGACCTCCGTGCGATCCGCGATGCCATCGATGATCAAACTCGCGTCATATTTCTAAACAATCCGCTCAACCCCACAGGAACCATCTTCGAAAAAAAGGCTTTCACGCTTTTTCTAAAAGGAATACCAGAGGACGTGCTTATTGTTGTCGATGAGGCATACGCGGAGTTTGTAGAAAGTGCAGGATTTCCTGATTCTTTCAGATATATAAATGACTTTCCTGTTCTCACGTTGAGGACATTCTCAAAGGCCTATGCCCTCGCCGGTTTAAGGGTGGGGTATGGGATCTGCGAAACTTCTCTGGCCTCTCTTCTTGAGAGGACAAAGCAGCCATTCAGCGTAAACATAATGGCCTTGATCGGCGCAAAGACCGCATTAAATGACGAAAAGCATCTGAAAAAGGTGCTTAACAATAACAAGAAGGGGAAAATATACCTCTATAGCGCCCTGAAAGAGCTGTCAATAGAATATGTTCCGACAGAAGCCAATTATGTGCTCTTCCGGGTCGGGAAGGTGGCTGAAGCAATTACAAAAAGGCTTTTTGAAGAAAAAATCCTGGTAAGGTGGATGGGCGCCTACAACCTCCCCGAGCACATAAGGGTATCAATAGGCAGGACGAGCGAGAATGTGCGGTTTATAGAAGCGCTGAAAAAATTACTAT
- a CDS encoding histidinol phosphate phosphatase domain-containing protein, which produces MIDLHTHTLLSDGELLPAELARRAKVKGYRAIGISDHVDHTNIENVVTSILRLSKHIAYHEGITILPGVEITHVPKDMIRELIGLARKLGIFYVVVHGETIAEPVEEGTNREAIAGGADILAHPGLITEDDVIRAKEMGVLLEISGRKARNVVLGAGLTSEAFDTMQQNAFELLKRATKKRK; this is translated from the coding sequence ATGATAGACCTACATACACACACACTTTTAAGCGATGGAGAACTTCTTCCTGCTGAATTAGCGCGAAGAGCGAAGGTGAAGGGTTATCGCGCTATAGGCATATCAGATCACGTTGACCATACAAATATTGAGAATGTTGTTACATCAATACTCAGGTTGAGTAAACACATTGCCTACCACGAAGGAATCACGATTCTGCCTGGCGTTGAAATAACGCATGTTCCAAAGGATATGATAAGGGAACTTATCGGCCTTGCAAGGAAACTCGGCATCTTCTACGTGGTTGTCCACGGCGAGACTATTGCCGAACCCGTAGAAGAAGGGACAAACAGGGAAGCCATCGCGGGCGGGGCAGACATCCTTGCCCACCCGGGGCTCATTACCGAAGATGATGTAATTCGTGCAAAAGAAATGGGTGTTCTCCTCGAAATAAGCGGGCGAAAGGCAAGAAATGTTGTATTGGGGGCAGGATTGACCTCGGAGGCATTTGATACAATGCAGCAAAACGCGTTTGAACTTTTAAAAAGGGCCACAAAAAAGAGAAAATGA